One Streptomyces drozdowiczii DNA segment encodes these proteins:
- a CDS encoding DUF4193 domain-containing protein, translating to MATDYDTPRKTDDDVDQDSLEELKARRSDKTASAVDVDEFDAAEGLELPGADLSNEELAVRVLPKQADEFTCMSCFLVHHRSQLAREKNGQPICRDCD from the coding sequence ATGGCAACGGATTACGACACCCCACGCAAGACCGACGACGACGTCGATCAGGACAGCCTTGAAGAGCTGAAGGCGCGCCGGAGCGACAAGACGGCGTCCGCCGTCGACGTCGACGAGTTCGACGCGGCCGAGGGCCTTGAACTGCCCGGCGCGGACCTTTCCAACGAGGAGCTCGCCGTACGGGTCCTGCCCAAGCAGGCCGACGAGTTCACCTGCATGAGCTGCTTCCTCGTGCACCACCGCAGCCAGCTGGCCCGCGAGAAGAACGGCCAGCCGATCTGCCGCGACTGCGACTGA
- a CDS encoding response regulator transcription factor: MRVLVVEDEQLLADAVATGLRREAMAVDVVYDGAAAVERIEVNDYDVVVLDRDLPLLHGDDVCRRIVELGMPTRVLMLTASGDVSDRVEGLELGADDYLPKPFAFSELTARVRALGRRTTVALPPVLERAGIKLDPNRREVFRGGQEVQLAPKEFAVLEVLMRSEGAVVSAEQLLEKAWDENTDPFTNVVRVTVMTLRRKLGEPPVIVTVPGSGYRI; encoded by the coding sequence GTGCGCGTACTCGTCGTGGAGGACGAGCAGCTGCTCGCCGATGCGGTGGCCACCGGATTGCGCCGTGAGGCCATGGCCGTCGATGTCGTGTACGACGGGGCCGCGGCCGTGGAGCGCATCGAGGTCAACGACTACGACGTCGTGGTGCTCGACCGCGACCTCCCCCTGCTGCACGGCGACGACGTCTGCCGCCGGATCGTCGAGCTCGGCATGCCCACCAGGGTGCTCATGCTGACCGCCTCCGGGGACGTCAGCGACCGGGTGGAGGGCCTGGAGCTCGGCGCCGACGACTATCTGCCCAAGCCGTTCGCGTTCAGCGAGCTGACCGCCCGGGTCCGGGCCCTCGGCCGCCGTACGACCGTCGCGCTGCCGCCCGTCCTGGAGCGGGCCGGCATCAAGCTCGACCCCAACCGCCGGGAGGTGTTCCGGGGCGGCCAGGAGGTCCAGCTCGCGCCCAAGGAGTTCGCCGTCCTGGAGGTCCTGATGCGCAGCGAGGGCGCCGTCGTCTCGGCGGAGCAGCTGCTGGAGAAGGCGTGGGACGAGAACACCGACCCCTTCACCAACGTCGTCCGGGTGACCGTCATGACCCTGCGCCGCAAACTCGGTGAGCCGCCCGTGATCGTCACGGTGCCCGGCTCCGGCTACCGGATCTGA